From Gopherus flavomarginatus isolate rGopFla2 chromosome 16, rGopFla2.mat.asm, whole genome shotgun sequence, a single genomic window includes:
- the AAAS gene encoding aladin isoform X5 gives MGPRPHFPSLTRPCLLPRTRSRMCSLALFPPPPAPGDVTLYEFNNALVSGHIYEKLPLAFQDQLADLPVLTVPKETLKAHSRLEHSTKPAFIHHQETLWKRCLNAWRDVGMCGVLNEIANAEEADLQWMKTGSRWALALCHWVSSLHGSLFPHLSLCSEDMIAEFSQAVDWAGCSIRAFAWHPHTSKFAVALLDDSIRVHNTNRSPHTPSGSQLASKGILKRRLSQLILKCCRLSPSQAASPGWTFMPASAKSHPLTAGTRLQAAPGMPPEQSSATIPILKHRLQRNVASMAWKPLCASILAVACQSCVLLWHLDPTSLSTRPSSGCAQVLAYPGHSPVTSLAWAPSGEMLLSASPVDTAVLVWDVSTENCVPLQWFGGGGVTYLAWSPDGSKVLAATPSAVFRVWEAQMWTCERWPTIKGRCQTGCWSPDGSRLLFTVLGESVIYSLSFSEYSGEMQGQVGGSKTASIVADLSETTFETLYGEERIGGEVHSMVWDPSGERLAALIRGNPETPESRTIIAVFRTRNSPVFELLP, from the exons ATGGGACCCCGGCCGCACTTCCCCTCTCTGACCCGGCCCTGCCTTCTCCCCAGGACCCGCAGCAGGATGTGCTCCCTGGCGCTGTTCCCGCCCCCGCCTGCCCCCGGAGATGTCACCCTGTACGAATTTAACAACGCGCTGGTCTCCGGCCACATCTACGAGAAGCTCCCGCTCGCTTTCCAAGACCAG TTGGCTGATCTGCCTGTCTTAACCGTCCCCAAGGAAACTCTGAAAGCTCACAGCCGGCTGGAGCATAGCACAAAACCCGCCTTCATCCACCACCAGGAGACCCTCTGGAAGAGATGTCTCAATGCCTG GCGCGATGTGGGAATGTGTGGGGTGCTTAACGAGATAGCAAATGCGGAGGAGGCAG ATCTACAGTGGATGAAAACAGGATCACGCTGGGCTTTGGCTCTGTGCCACTGGGTCTCCTCTCTCCACGGCTCCCTGTTTCCCCATTTGTCC CTGTGTAGTGAAGACATGATTGCGGAGTTCTCCCAGGCGGTGGACTG GGCTGGCTGCTCCATCCGGGCTTTTGCCTGGCACCCTCACACCAGCAAGTTTGCGGTGGCCCTTTTGGACGACTCCATCCGAGTTCACAACACAAACAG GTCTCCCCACACTCCAAGTGGGTCCCAGCTGGCAAGTAAAGGCATCCTTAAAAGAAGACTCTCCCAGCTCATTCTGAAATGCTGCCGGCTTTCCCCTTCACAGGCTGCATCCCCCGGCTGGACTTTCATGCCAGCAAGTGCCAAATCACACCCATTAACTGCTGGGactaggctgcaggcagcaccGGGCATGCCTCCTGAACAATCTAG TGCCACGATCCCCATCCTGAAACATCGTTTGCAGAGGAATGTGGCCTCGATGGCGTGGAAGCCACTCTGTGCATCCATCCTCGCCGTAGCATGCCAGAGCTGTGTCTTGCTTTGGCACTTGGATCCTACTTCCCTTTCCACCAG GCCTTCGTCTGGCTGCGCCCAGGTGCTCGCCTACCCCGGTCACAGTCCCGTTACCAGCCTGGCGTGGGCCCCCAGTGGAGAGATGCTGCTCTCGGCTTCGCCTGTTGATACTGCCGTGCTT GTGTGGGATGTGTCCACGGAAAACTGTGTCCCGCTGCAGTGGTTTGGAGGGGGTGGAGTCACTTACCTTGCTTGGTCACCTGATGGCAGCAAGGTGCTAGCAGCCACACCCTCAGCAGTGTTCAG GGTTTGGGAAGCTCAAATGTGGACATGTGAGAGGTGGCCCACCATCAAGGGGCGCTGCCAG acaggatgctggagCCCGGACGGCAGCCGATTGCTCTTTACGGTCCTGGGGGAGTCAGTCATTTACTCCTTGTCCTTCTCTGAGTACAGCG GCGAGATGCAAGGGCAAGTAGGAGGATCAAAAACGGCTTCTATTGTGGCAGACCTGTCAGAGACCACCTTTGAAACACTGTATGGGGAGGAGAG GATCGGAGGGGAAGTGCActccatggtctgggaccccagCGGCGAGAGGCTTGCGGCTCTCATCAGAG